The DNA sequence AGAAGTTCAATAAAATAAGTGAGTAACCTTGTCATTCATTAATCCAATTTTTCTTTTTGCAGCTGCAACCGCATTGCTTCCCATTCTTTATCATTTGATAAGGAATAAACGAGCTCGAAAAGTAAAGTTTAGTTCCCTGTTGTTTTTTAAAGCAACTCCCAAAGAAGTCATTCGAAGAAGGAGGTTGCAGGATTTATTATTATTGATTATCCGATGCGCTATCCTTGGCATTCTGGCTCTTGTTTTTGCTCGACCCTTTATCCCGAAAGAGGCTATCCCATTCATCTCTCAAATTCAAAATAAATCAGTTGTTTTTCTAGTTGATAATTCTTACAGCATGCAATATGCCAATCTATTCGAACAAGCAAAGCAAGAAATAGAAGACAGGTTGAATGAAGCAAATGAAGCAGATGAATTTTCAATTGTAGTTTTTTCTGATGAACCCCGGCAATTATCAGAGCTGTCCACAGATGTGTCGATGCATAAAAATATAGTAAAGAGTTCACTCAAGCCGAGTAATAGAACTACAGATTTCTACAAGCCGGTTAGGCTGGCGGAAGATATCCTTAAGGATGCTAAACATAAGGACAAACAAATCATTTTGATTTCAGATTTGCAGAAAAACGGTTTAAGCAATCAATTCGAAAATTGGAATATTGATCCTGCAATCCATTTTATCCCGATCCAAATCGGTGGAGAATACCCCGTTAATGCATACATAGAAAAATTTACCCTGAACAAAAAGCGACGTGGAGAGAAAGTTGCTACCCGGTATGGACTTCAGATTGTAATTCCGGAAGAAGAAACCTCGAACAAAGTTACACTAATAGTCAATGGGAAACAGGTAGATGCTCAAAAGACCGGTGTTGGAATTTCAAGCCAGGTTTACTTTCAACAGGAAAACTTGAGAAAAGGGTTATACCAGGGGAATTTAAGATTGAATGAAGATAAGCTTCCAATTGACAATGTTTATTATTTTGGTTTTGAGGTTGACGAAAGACCCTCTATTTTATGTATTGACAATTCTCCGCAATATTCTAATAGCAGTGCTTTTTATCTTGAGAAATGTATAAATATGGGTGATCAGTCATTATACCGGTTTTCGAGAGGGAGGACAAGCAAATTAAGTACAAGACAGTTAGTTGGTATTCAAGTTCTTTTTCTTTCAAATGTAAGATCGCTCTCAAAAACACAGTTGAGTACATTAGAAAATTATGTGCAAAAAGGGGGTACATTGATAATCTCTTTTGGAGATATTGTTAACCAAAGTAGGTTTTCAAACAACCTAAAGGATTTGGGTGTTGGAGTCATAACAGAGAAAGTCAGGGTTCGCAAGATTCAATCTGCAAGCGCAATCATAGGCGAAGTTGATTTCAAACATCCTGTCTTTTCGGTTTTTGCGCAATCCAAAACCGGTGATATTTTTAATCCGAAGTTTCAACAATATTTTAAAATTACTCCGGATTCCAACGCAATGGTAATCGGAAGGTATGATACCGGTGACCCGTTTTTGATCGAACGAATTTTAGGTGATGGAAAAATAATCGTATTTACTTCGACATTTAACACAGAGTGGGGTGATTTTCCCGTTAATGAAATTTATTTACCTTTTGTTTATCAATTGGTAAAATATGCCACCTTATCATCCGCAAAGAGAAATTCATTCTTTGTTGCCGATGCTATTCTCCTGGAAGGAAATAGTGGAGACGTTTGGGAAATTAGTGCACCTGGAGACAAAATATTCAAAGTTGAAATTGATCAATCCGGGTTAGGTTATTTTCGCGATACGGAAATCCCGGGAAATTATCAGGCAGTTCTAAATAGCCAGAAATATTATTTTTCAGTCAATGTTAATGCTAGTGAATCGGATTTATCAGTGCGAGATCCTGAAGAAGTTTACGCGGCTGTTACAGGTCCTAGGACAGCGGAACAGGAAATCCAAACAGCCGATCTTACGGGTATGAACCAGGACGAGAAAAACCAAAAAATGTGGCGATACATACTGTTTTTTATTGTTGTATTGTTTTTACTTGAAACCTTTTTGGCGAATCGCCGGGCTTGAACAAATGAAAATAATAATCAATCATTTTTGTCATAAACAATAGAAGGTTTTTGTTATGCGAACTTCGCCCAAGAAAATCGACCAGTTAATCAAAGAAATAAAAAAACGATTAAAGCTCAGAACGCTGCAGCATGGGATTTCCATAACTCTGCTAACTTTTGTCGGGTTTGCTTGTTTTTATTTTATTGGTTTAGCCTCTTTTGAGATTTCATCTCTTATTCAAACTTTGATCATAACCATATTTGTTGTAGCGCTGGTTATTGAAATAGGATGGTATATTATCCGACCTGCATTTTCTACCATCGAAGATCACAAGATTGCGTTGTTTATTGAAGAGAGATTTCCGGATATGGAGGATCGAATCAACAGCGCCGTAGAACTTAAAGGCCATCCTGTAGAAGGAAAAGAAGAGAACTTGATTATTGACAGGCTTATAGATGATGCAACACTCAAAATTAAAGAAATTCGATTCACAACAATTATAGATCGTAAGAAGGAAAGAAAACTTGCCTTTGTTGCCTATGGTTTATTTTTCCTCTTTCTATTAATAACTTTTTCCTATATGGAAGACATACGTCGAATTTCATCCAACATGGAATTCTCTTTAAATCCGAAAACCCACTTTGGACAGGAAATTATCAACATTACACCGGGCAATATTCAAATTGAAAAGGGAGAGTCGGTTGACATAATTGCTGAACTTAAAGCCGCAACAGATGAGGAACTATTCTTACATTACAAAATGGCTGATGATGTTTGGGCAAAAGAAAAAATGAATAAAAGTATAGACGGGAAAAAGTCTATTTTTCGATTGATCAGTGTTCAAGAACCTGCAGTGTATTATGTGGAGCTTCAGGAAATCCGTTCCACAGAATTCAATATTGATATCTATGAGTTTCCAAAAGTCACTCAAATCGACTTAAAATACCATTATCCCGCTTACACAGGTTTGCCGGATCGGGTCGAGGTAAATACCGGAATCATCCGCGGATTACAAGGATCGCAAGTAACATTAACTATCAAAACTTCAGGTGCGCCAATTATAGGGGAGTTGGTGCTGAATGACGTTGAGACTATTAAACTGACTTCCCAGGTGAACGGTATATTCCAGGGTAAAATGAACCTGCGTGAATCCGGGGTATATCATATCAAATTGGCAGATGGACAGGAGAAGAATAATAAATTCCCGATCGAATATCAAATTACTGCTGTTGAAGATGCATTGCCGATTATTTCGATAAACGATCCACAAAAGGACGTTCGTGTTAATGCTGTTGAGGAAGTGTTAATCGATGTTTCCATTTCCGATGATTTTGGCGTGAAAAGTGCGAAAATCTGGTTTTCAGTGAATGGCGAAGAGGAAGAGTCCGTCCTGTTATTTAGGGCAAATAAGTCACGAGAAACAGAAATAACAGGTGATCACATTTTCTATTTAGAAGATTATTTCCTTGAGCCTGGAGACGTTATTTCTTATTACGTAGAAGCGGAAGATAATTTTCTTGAAACGGAAGCCATTCAATCTGATATGTATTTTATCGAAGTAATTCCCTTTGATTCAAAATTTACCCAGCTCAATAATCGGGGTGGCGGAGGGGGAGGTGGTCAACAGGGAAGCCAAATGGTGATCAATCAACAAACCATCATTAGTGCAACCTGGAATCTGTTACGCAAAAAAAATGAGATGCAACAAAACGAGTTTGATGAGTCTGTGGATGCAATTAAACAATCCCAATCAAATCTAAAAGATAATATCAATGAGCGGATTAACACGACCGCATTCTCCGTAGAAATGGCAGTCGATGATGAGAACAAAGAGATTGCAGATTTACTACGCAAATCCGTTGAACAGATGGATCAAGCAGTAAAAGTTCTGTCTGAAAAAGATTTGAAGAAGGCTTTAACACCGGAGCGTAAGGCGCTCACATTTTTATTACGTGCGGATGCTAAAAATAAAGAGAAACTCATCCAGAGAGGACAAATGGCAGGAGGCGGGGGTGGTGGTAATAGTGAAGATCGAATGACAGAATTAATGGATCTGGAGCTTGATATTTCGAAGGATAAATATGAAATCCAGCAACAAAACCAGCAGCAACAGAATCAACAGCTTGATGACACTTTGCGGAAGCTTAGAGAACTGGCAAAGAAGCAGCAATTGCTAGCGCAGCAAAGCCGGGAAATTCTTCAAGAACAGAATAACAGGAGAGAGCTGGATCGCCTGAAAAGGGACCAGGAACAATTACGTAATGATGCCGAAAATCTTGCCAGCCAGTTTCGGGAGCAGGCCAGAAATAATGACAAAATTTCCCGGCAAATGCAAAATCGTATTGATGAAATCACAAAGAATTTACGCAATGCTGAGCAGGATTTGAAAAATAATAATTTTCAGCAAGCTATGGCGCGCCAGAGCCAGGCTATTAATGAGCTGAACAGGCTTCAGAATGATTTGAGACTGTCGCTGTCAGATGATGTTCGGGATATGCTGGATGAATTTACTGATAATTTCAGAGAGTTTGATGAGCAAGAACGTCAATTAGCGAATGATATCAGCGAAGAGTATAAAAGAAATCAAGAAAATGAGGGGATTGTTAATACCAACCGGTTAAAAAACCTGGTTCAGAAAAGAGAGGAATTGATCGGCAAACTGAATAGTCTGGAAGATCAGGCTCGTGCAATAGAAGAATCATCCCGGCAAGAAAACCCGAAAATTGCCACCAGTTTAAGAAATATCCAAAATACCATACAACGTGAAAATATTGAAAAAAATATGCGTGGTTCAAAAGAGCTGCTGGAAAGAGGTTGGTTAACCTATGCGAATATGCTTGAAGAGGAAATCAAAGCGGGAATCAGCATGGTGGAAGACCAGGTCAAACAATTGCAAGGTGGGTTGCCTGTAACCGAAGAGCAGAGGTTGAATCGATCACTTGAAGATACAAGGGATTTGATGCGACGTTTTCAAGAGACCATGGCACAAAATCAAAGACAATCCCAGGAGCAGACTCAAGGGCAGCCACAACCGGGAAATAATAATCAACAAGAAGCTCAAGAAGGTGATCAGTCGCGAGGAGGAAATAGAGGACGCGCTGGCCGCAACGAAGCTGCACGTATGAGGAACCTTTTTGAACGAGCCCGGGAAACCTTGGAGCGAATGGAACGAGAATATCAAGATGACACTGATTTTCGCCAGCAACTGAACAATACCCGCAGAATGTTTTCACAGGGTAATGTTGGCACGTTACTCGGAGGAAAGGCAAAAGAATATTTTAAGAACAAAGTTTATGATCCCTTGTCACAATTGGAGACCTATTTGTTAAATCGCCTGGATCGAATTGAGTTAGAGAAAAAACTGTACAGTTTGCGGAAAGAAGAAGTTCCGCCTGAATACAAAAAAATGGTTGATAAGTATTTTGAGTCAATTTCAAAGTGATTTTGATTATTTCACCACAAAGGCACAGAGACACAGAGGATCAAATTAACAGAGATGTCTGCAAGCATTTTTTCTCTGTGCCTCTGTGGTAAGGCTTTTTAAAAAAATAACATTATAACATGCCGGATACCTGGATCGAAATTCTTCTAAAATTCAAGCCCATTCAACTTGAAGAGGGTAGTATCGTTTTTCAAACGGTGAACTCGCCGTTCTTGTTCTGGGGACTATTGACATTTTTGATCCTTGGCCTTATTACTTTTTATTACCTGTCAAGAATCTATTCCTCAAATCGATTTAAAGCGATTTCATTGGGTATTCGAATCGTTGCTTTATGTTTGGTGTTTCTGCCGTTTTTTGAACCTTCTTTGCTAAGCCCGGATGTTATTCCTAATGAGAATTTTATTGCCGTGATGGTGGATCATTCTGCCAGTATGGGCATACCGGATGGTTATTTTGGCGATAGCCGTTATGAGGATGTCAGAAAAATTCTTTATCACGAAGATAACGAAATACTGTCGGAATTGGAGCGAGATTTCAAAATCAGATATTATGCTTTCAGTGGTAGTGCTACACGAATAGATAGTTTATCAAATCTAACACCACAAGGAATTGAAACCAATTTAACAGCCTCGTTTCAGCGGGTTTTGTCCGATTTCAAAGGATTGCCTTTGGCCGGTATCGTTCTGTTTACCGATGGCGGTGATAACAGCTTAGAGAATCCCAGACGAATTGCGGAAGAGCTAAAATTTTCAAACACACCGCTTCACATTGTGGGTTTGGGCAAAGAACATTTAGAACAGGATCGGGAGCTGCTGGAGGTGAAAACGAATAGAGGTATCCAACCGGGTTCAGGCGCCGAAATTGAAGTAAAAGTCAGGAGTTGGATCGAAGAAAGTGAACCAGCGGTATTCAATATTTATAGCGGTGAAAAACTGGTATTTACAAAGCAGGTGAATCTAAAAGGAAATGGCAAAATCGATCACTTCTCATTCTTTTTCGATCCGGAAGAGGAAGAATCGGTTGAATACACGGTGCAAATCTCTCCGCTGCCAAATGAGGTGAATACAGAGAATAATTCATTGAATATTTTAATTGATTCAAAAAAAGATACCATCCGGGTTTTGTACTTTGAAGGACATCTTCGCACGGAATTTAAATTTATAAAAAGAGCCCTGGAGGAAGATCAAATTGTAGATTTTACCTCAATATCCCAAACTGGAACAGGGAAATATTATCGTCAGGGCATTAAAAATCCGGAAGAACTTAAGGGTGGATTCCCGAGCGATGAAGAAGAATTATATCAATATAAAGCGATCATTTTCGGCGACATCGATGCAAGCTCTTTCTCCATCGAACAGCTTGAAATGATTGAAAAATTTGTCCGGAAACGCGGGGGAGGATTCCTGATGCTGGGAGGAAAAAATTCCTTTGCCGAAGGTGATTATTGGAATACACCTATTGCAGATATTTTACCGGTAGAGATTGATCCGCAACGAAAAACGGTCATAAGTCCCAATTTTAATGATCCAAATATTCCGAAGGAGGAGCGTGGTTTTCAATTTGTTCCAACTCAGGAAGGATTGGAAAATCCAATTCTAAAGCTTGTACCTGATCCGATAAAAAATAGGCGGGTTTGGAACACGATGCCAAGGCTGTTCAGCATCAATTATTTTGGTGCGAAAAAACCAGCTGCTACAATACTTGCAGAAAAGCCCCAGGATCGGTTTGGGAATTCAGAACCATTATTTGTAGTGCAGCGCTATGGCAGGGGCAGGACAGCCGTGCTTGCTACCGCCAGCACCTGGAGATGGCAGATGTTATTGGAAGCAAACGATACCAAACATGAGCGATTCTGGCGGCAATTTATTCGTTGGCTAGGAGACGGCGCACCGAATCATGTAAGTTTAAGCCTTGCCCATGATCGCGTGGAACCAAATGTCGAAATTCCGATTCGCGTAAGTTTATTTGACGAAAACTTTGATCCGTTATCGGAAGTAGAAGTAACCGGCATAATGACTGATCCAAATAAAAATCTTAGCCAGATGCAATTTTTACCCGAGCTGAATGAAGAAGGTGAGTATACCTTTAACTTTGTCCCGAAGACTACGGGTATGTATTCCATCGAAGTAGAATCGAAATTAAATGGCAAGATAATTGGCAAACAATATCAGAGTATCATTAGCCGGCCATCGAAAAAAGAGTTTTACAATGCCACGCTAAAAAAAGGATTTTTGAAGAATATGGCTGCCCTGGCGAATGGATATTATTATGAGCCCGCAGAAGTTGGCAATATTCCAGTAAATCTGAAATCCAGGAAATCCAGCACATCGATCATACGTTCCGAATATATTTGGGATATGCCACTATTGTTTTTATTGATTGTAATCCTGCTTTCCGCGGAATGGATTTATAGGAGATATAAAGGATTACCTTAAGAGTAAAAAGTAAAAAGTAAAAAGGAAAAAGGAAAAAGGAAAATTAAGACAGGATTAACAAGATAAAATAAGAATTGCCAAATGAAATTTCAAACGCCGAAACATGTCATTCAGAAGGAATCTATTTTGACCTATGTAAAGCGCTGGTTTTTCCTGAATGCCAGTGTCAGCGATTTTTATTCCGTGATAAATCCGCAATCCATGGCTAAAATATTGCTTATGAAACCTCCAACAAAAACTCAATTACCTGCTAAGTTAGTGTTAATACTTGTTTTTACTTGCATTTCTTTGGTATCAACAACTCAACCTATCCATGCCCAAATAAACCAGCAACGTTATGCCTTACTCATCGCAGGAATCGGTGGCAGCAAAGAATATGAAGAAAAATTTCATGCTTATCTATTCGATACCAGGAAAGCCTTGGTCGATCGATTCCAATTTTCGGAAGCAAATATAATTGTACTGGCCGCCTCTCGTGCGGATGGTGAAGATTTTATCGATGACATTTCCAATGCTGAAAATATCAAATCCCAATTCACGACTCTTTCTTCTACAATTACACCGAATGATGATTTATACATTATCCTTTTTGGCCACGGCAGTTACAATGGCAAAAATGCAGTGCTCAATATCCCGCGACGGGATTTGAAAGACATCGATTATGCGGATCTGGTCAAGACTATTAACGCCAAGAAAATCATTTTCATCAATACCGCCAGTTGCAGCGGCCCGTTTGTGAAATCTTTGAGCGGCGCAAACAGAATCATCATCTCAGCCACCAAAAGCGGCAGGGAGCGCAATGAAACCTTATTCCCGCAATATTTGATCGAAGCCATGAATAACCCCGGCTCGGATCTGGATAAAGATGGCAATCTCGACATCGCCGAGATTTTTCTTTCTGCTTCCGAATTAACCCAGAGATGGTATGCAGATAACAACCATATCGCCACAGAACATGCCTTGCTGGACGATACCGGCGACGGCGTTGGTTACCGCGGCGATGACCTCATGGCCCAGGGTGAGGGCATTCTCGCCAGCCAAACCTATCTAAAACGCGAACAAATCCTTCTGTTTACTGCGACTGGAATTTCTGATACCGTTTTGGTTAAGCTGGTGCAAGACCAGGATCAAGTCGAAGAAGAAATCTCCTTGCTAAAAGTGAACAAAACCAATTATTCAGAAGATGAATATTATGGTATGCTGGAGCCTCTATTTATTCGTTTGGCGATTATTAATGTTCGATTGGATGAGTTGAAGGGTGGGGGGAAATAAGAAAGACATAATGATAAGGAAGGTATTTTGTAAATAAAATTTGATTGTTAATTCTATCCAATTTATTTTTGGGAAATTTTTCTTTCTATATTAATAATATTAGCATACATTTGAGAATCATAATTCCAAACAAGTAATTCAATCTTTACTATTTGCTGTTTATGAAAATATCAAAATTATACTTGATAATATGCGAGATTCAAAAAACTTGAACTTGTAAAAAAAGTAGAGTAAAAGTTTTTTAGAATTGCTATTAATAATAACACAAATTCGGGATAACAGTTATTTTAAGGAACATCACTAAAGTCAAAATGCGAATAATCTGGTACCTTTAAGTTTAATAGGATTTTAATTAGGATATTAAGATGTTTTTAATAAAGCGCGTGAAATTTATTAACATTAGAGGATTTAAAGAACTAATTATTGACTTTAATTCAAACGAAAATAATATAGTTAATAATAAGTTGATAATTGGCAAGAATGGTACGTGCAAAACAACTATTCTGAGATGCTTGGCCATTGGATTATGTGATCAAGCTGATGGGAACGGTCTCTTAGCAGAGAATTTTGGTGAGCTAATTTTAGAAGATAAAAA is a window from the candidate division KSB1 bacterium genome containing:
- a CDS encoding VWA domain-containing protein, which codes for MSFINPIFLFAAATALLPILYHLIRNKRARKVKFSSLLFFKATPKEVIRRRRLQDLLLLIIRCAILGILALVFARPFIPKEAIPFISQIQNKSVVFLVDNSYSMQYANLFEQAKQEIEDRLNEANEADEFSIVVFSDEPRQLSELSTDVSMHKNIVKSSLKPSNRTTDFYKPVRLAEDILKDAKHKDKQIILISDLQKNGLSNQFENWNIDPAIHFIPIQIGGEYPVNAYIEKFTLNKKRRGEKVATRYGLQIVIPEEETSNKVTLIVNGKQVDAQKTGVGISSQVYFQQENLRKGLYQGNLRLNEDKLPIDNVYYFGFEVDERPSILCIDNSPQYSNSSAFYLEKCINMGDQSLYRFSRGRTSKLSTRQLVGIQVLFLSNVRSLSKTQLSTLENYVQKGGTLIISFGDIVNQSRFSNNLKDLGVGVITEKVRVRKIQSASAIIGEVDFKHPVFSVFAQSKTGDIFNPKFQQYFKITPDSNAMVIGRYDTGDPFLIERILGDGKIIVFTSTFNTEWGDFPVNEIYLPFVYQLVKYATLSSAKRNSFFVADAILLEGNSGDVWEISAPGDKIFKVEIDQSGLGYFRDTEIPGNYQAVLNSQKYYFSVNVNASESDLSVRDPEEVYAAVTGPRTAEQEIQTADLTGMNQDEKNQKMWRYILFFIVVLFLLETFLANRRA